The region taatggtAGTTACCAtggaaataaactaaaaactgtcaattttcaataaaaaaaaaaaaaaaatgcaaaacactgTAACCCTAGGGcttacacatgtagttaacaattattaaaatgtgtttcatattaagttttcccactacctgacAGAGAATTTTCACAGGTGATAACGGTTAGAAGAGTTAAGGGTTAGTGGGTGAGAGTTaggatataatataaaaatataacaatagtGTGAACGACTGTGATGACAGGAAATAAGACGGAACAATGTGGTGGGGATGCAGTTATTGACATGGCAGCTGcccatagtttatgccccaagTATAAAACCGttctaaaaagttatttttagaacaatttttgggggttttttgttttttttttaaaaaactgctcatattgtctttattggtaatccattaaacacattttttgttccatacatttccactacaggtaccctttaaactAAAATCTATCGTGATTACAAACCTTGTTGTAATAGAGTTCTGTGTTATCAGAGCTGCTGCAGGACACCCAGTGTTTGGACTTCTCTCTGGCTTCTTTGAGCAGGTTTTGTAGTCTTCCCTCCATATGGGTTTGGTAcgttccatcatcatcatccagcTGCTTGCACAGCTCGTGAATCGTCGGTGCATGCATGTCAGCCTCGACGTATGAATTACGTGACTGACTAACCATCTCATGAGGGATCTAATGAGTGTAGGAAGACATAAgcaaggataaaaaaaattagttgTCGCATTTTAAAGCAGCTggagattaatttttttttctatcacataaatatatagtgtaggcctcatagatcaataaatgaaagacgatttgctgggaaaaaaaatgtaaaaggtgaAATTGCTActcaaaatatgtgttttgatctccagtgtaaacactctcttattgacattgtcaataagagagtgtttacagtgtttCAAAAGGTTTTGTGCATTAGACTGTGAGATATGGAGTCCCTAGACGGAtgcacagaagtgtttttacgtCATTCTTACTGTTTCTTTGCTAGAAAAGGAGAACAATGACGGTGTTGACACCTTTTTGTTGTAGCTTGTTCCCGGTATTTCCCGTGATGTCACCACAGACATTCAATTTCAGATCTTTTCGtgtaaacaccaaaataaacacactttcAGTCTGtgcaaacaccagaaatgtgttgggaagtcactttggcagagtttttggggcaaacacagAAAGAACAAAAGCAACTcaagagagcgcaaacctctgccaagtttAGAGTCAAgcaaagtcaccagcaggtgATGCTGTAGAACCagccaaacatccacattatgcTCCAAAACTTCTTCTGGATACTGTATTATCTCCAAAATACAACTCATCCTTCCCTTTGAGATTTTATTTAGATGCAGAAGTCattcagtaaaaacacttccatgcatccGTCTATGGAATgcatggagcgctgggttgtgagtgtgtgtgcgtgcctgctgtgtgttgctgctgagctgtcactgcatgaaGTTGCTCcattcctcggacaaaggtcttctctgctgttttttgctggctccgccacgATATAAGTTTAAGAAAAGTGAATTtatagacaaccgtgtgcataatctagcattagtttgtattgggctgtcgtaaagcagtacgtcttgccaccgggtcggaggcagggaaagttgcaagggctgttttctggccagagacagcagaggtagatgaaagacccccaatcaccccataaacactagTATTGCCCTCACAGGGACTCTgtgaaggatttattaaggtaaaaaaagtgacttagttctgctttaacatcAGTACCTTAAAATCTGCTCTGACCTGAACTGGTAGCCAGTGAAGAGAGGTCAGCACAGGAGTAATAAGCTCATATCGACTTTTAcatagaattctgagaaaaatgttgtagtaggacaaatggggtacttggattcagaaataagagaaagggggtacctAAACCatggaactccacatcccacaatgcaatgtccAAATTGATTCCAACAAAGTAcaataatagtttttatttcaaccttttacatttttatgtgaGCAAATAATTTATctattgatctgtgaggcctaAACTATGCCTttattgataaaaatgatcatctCTTGCAGCTTTAAGTGTCCAACTCTTGCCTATATCTCAAACACACGTACCTCAAAGAGACGATTGCACTCTATAATCATATGAGCGAGCCCCTGTGTTGCTGCTAGGTTTTCATTCAGGTCTTTCTGGTCTGGTCTGCCCGTGGCGTACTTCTTCTGCATGGCTCTGAAGGATTATGGGAAGAGAGAAGCTATTAGGACTTGCTTTTCAGGTCAGCgtctacacaaaaacaaacacttccGCTGCTCTGCAGGAACTTCCTTTGATCCCCTGAGCAACAATTTCGCCATGCTAAATTAGAGAGCTTTACTTAGTTTGTACACAGCACACTCTCATAAAACGTTGAGCTTTAAAAGGAGTGTCATGTCCTTTAAGGACTGACCCAGATTGTGGGCAATTCAATGCTACCCTGGGGGCTGAGGAAAACCTGCAACTCATTTGAGATGCATCGCTTTATGAAGTCAAAGGTGAGGATAATAACACAGAAGGTAATAGATTGCATACATGTCTTCTTCATTATCCTTCTGAACAGACACCAGAAGCCAGCGCGGCGTCGttaacagtaacacaaagaaagcctcataaaaaaaaaaaaaaaaaggtaccgTGGTGACAGATTGTCCTTCTTCAGGATGTTAAGATGAAAAAGGGACGGAGCCAGACACACAGCGATGTTTATGGGGGTCATCTGGTTTTCCTCCACAGATGATGTGACATCGCTGAGGAAGCAAAGCAGCGTCTGCAGCACTTCTCTGTTTTCATCCGACATCAACATGATGGCTGCCTGGACGGCCTGCAGCCTTTGGTCCTTTGGTACATCTTAGCATGAGAAGAATACAATAGAAATAGTTTTTGAttaggtttattaaagtgtgttagaaatacagagtagccaggattagtcacaagtgcattttatttgaactagattgatatttgagaaagttgaagcataggatacagttatttgatatgtattgtgtgtaatgtgtatttgaaagaaaaaaaaattgaaatagaattttaatcgGTTTTtatctacctttttttttttttaccaattactagacatttcaggtgaccccacatggggtcccgatcccaaggttgaaaaacactgccttaaCGTGTTTCTGCAACATAAAGCTGCAATCCATGATATTTTTTTAGGAAGTGTACTATTCGTacagggttaggtttagtcacgtgacctaaactggccaaatagccGCTgccttttttattaaataaaatcatagtgtgtGCCTCTTAGatcaattaattaaatataattcactttaaaaagaaaggaaaaattataaaattatagcttgaaagttttgtttttgtcttcacCACAATCACTACTTTTCTTGACTTTTtgacgcattgcattgtgggatgtggattcCCATAACAGGaagcatagaagtgtttttccttcattctgactgtgatttatttggtttttcaccagacaaggaagaCAATGATTGGCTTGACGCCATTTTCGTTTTAATTTGTTGCAAATCTTCCGCGTGATATCAGAATGAACACACTTTCATGCACCAATCTCTACGAcgccaaatcccacaatgcaatgtgccaaaatttcaacaaatggaGTGTTTAGAGTGCAGATGAAAATAAACGTGCCAATTTAAACCCTTTCCgtctttttttgagcaaatgatcctcaatttattgatcaatgaggcatATACACTATGTCTTtccctgataaaaaaaaatatcatgggGAGCACAGCTTTAAAAACTTATGTATTTGACTGCTTACATTGGTAGATGTGGAGGAAAGTCTCCCCCAGTTTGCTGGTGAGCAGCGGCTCAGGTAAATCTCTGAAGAACTGCTTCACCATGTCAGCCACATCATAGGCAGACTGCTCCTCATAGTTCACATTGTCAGGAGAGCTTTCATTCATTTGCCTCAGTGCTTGAATCCGTGACTTCACACCTGATTTACGAAAGAGACCCACCTAAAAAGCAGAAACAAAGGCTCATTTCAACGTCTCTTCTGgatttaaaataaactgataATACTTATGCTGAGAAGCCACGTAAATGAAGAGCGAGCACAGAACTGACCTGGTCCAGACACTGGCTCCTCAGGTACCGAAGGGCCTGCTGCAGGCCGAGGGGTAAAGGTTGTCCCGATCGCTGCACGTGCACAATCAGAGGAACTCCAAACACATTCTTATCCTTGTAATCCGGTACCTTCATTCTCTTCATAAACTTTGGTACAGACCTAGAAATAATGTCAACACAACAACTTCAGAAAACACCCAATATGACTACGGGAGAAAACAAGGATGGTCACGGCACACATAAAATCCAgcaataatcatcaaaattttaTTCGATTTATTACAGTTTccttattatttaaaataaatgtggtgTGTACACCAGTGTTCATTTGTtgactaattatttttttgctgatagggacaatgcacattaatgaacatctgcattgaaacaacaaaaacagacgtAAACATGTCGGATTATTGTCACAGGGCTTGTTTACATCGTCCCTAGGTAgatgacagaaatacagaaaatacaaggGAGGTGGACCTAATCCATTTAACACATTGTAAACAAAACAggcatatttaaaatgtttaaaattctCTAGGCTCAATAGATTATGCTTTTGTAAAATATCGCAAATATGGAAGGACATTGGCTTTTTATCAAACACTTTTAAGGCATTTATGTAGCAGTACAGCGATTCTATTGATTTGAGTGTGTTCACACCAGTTAATGACCATCAATATTAAGTATGTGATAAAATCAAAGAATGTAAAAACACTATGGCAGCCCCAACTGGTATGAATTCACGAATCTGTTAAAATTTTTGTCAATTAAACATTCTTTTTACATGCTTTGTAAAAATGATTGCAGAGTCAAGGGTCACACCAAGGTACTTAAACTCTGAGACAATTTCTAATTCTTCTCCTCTTAAAAATACACCTGATTGTTTTATGTCGTGAGACTGTTTAGTGAACATCatacaaactgtttttttgtaTTGAGTAGCAGGCAGGATTTTTAAAAGCCATTCAGGATGGAAGAAGCCTCTTGAATACTTTTTGCACTTGTGTAGATGACTGCGTCATCAGCATACAATTGAAATTCAACACCAACACAAGCGTTAGGAAGGTCATttatatataaagaaaataataaggGACCTAGTATTGAGCCTTGAGGCACACCAACGGGGACATCAAGGAAAGACGATTTTACACTGTTAATGACATCATAGTTTTCGtcttttaaagtgacaataacaagactatgactaattaaaaaaaaaaaaaaacatgtcaacaaaaaatatatcaaaataaattgatattttcgttaactaataaaaacaaaactataatgttcacatggggGGAAAAATCTAGACAGAACCAAGTTTCTCTTTGGAGGGTATTCAaccaaaactacttttgttgcgTTAAAGGCGGGACAAGATGGTAAGTGATCCAATAAGAAGTAAGCTGATTGTGTTTGTGGTCATGTGGTCTGACATTGATTACattaaatctgtctgtgtgtatttacaaacattaataacatcaaATGTCAGGTTAATAATTGGCTGGTAATagaatcttttaaaaaaaatacattaaactcTTATGCTTTATAGTTTAGTCTACTACAGATTCAGTCGactaaaaatcagttttttctcTACTCGACtaaaaatcttaatgtcatttatctGACTAAAACtggactataactgaaatagtcctaatACCAAACTAcgttgtattttagtcaaaaaacccaaactataactaaaactaaatcaaattaaCACTGGTGCACACAGAGTGATGAATGTTTTCTGTGTGAATATTAACTTACCAAGTCCAGCCATGCTTGTTGGATAACGAGTACTTTTCCATGATTGCCGTCAGTCGCAGTAAGGAAAACTTTTGTAACAAACTGAGCTGAGCTGCAGACTGGTTTGTGATCTGCAGTGAAGCCACTGAGTGACTTAAACGGTTAGAAATCTGAAAGCTGGGCCACCGTAACCTGGCGACAAGAAAGATCAAAACCATACAATTGTCAAACATGTGCCGTTTGAATTAGCCGTGTATCTAAAGCAGGGCTGgggtcatttttaattgtcatcgcgtaattgataattaattacaatgatgacgtaattataattgtaactgtaattgaaaacatctgttgctgttgtaatcataattttatcatttttttttaattttttttttttaaataaatttaaattgaggggtatattgacagaaaaaaggctcaggcgCCCACACCagaaacattaataccaatatttttatggaTAAGGACGCTGAACacggtaaccaagagataaaaaaaaactaattagatgaaaaattatattttaagtgtattttacagctgatttaaaacatgggtcaaaaGCGACCGGTTaccataaaagatgctaacagaaagctaacacaagaagaaggttaagttttacgcagtatttattaaaagctcagtaattgtgataaattgaatttgaaatttagtaattctgaacataattgtaactgacttccagtggaaaaatgataattgtaattttaatttaatcataACTTAGTAATTgtagacgtaattgtaattgaaaactgtaattgaccccagccctaaTCTAAAGTGGTGGAGGTTTACCTGTTGGGCCTTGTGAGTGAGGCCCCCACTCCTGAATCCCTCCTTTCCCTGAGCCTCGTGGATTCCGTCTCTGTAAGTGATACTTTATCTCTATCCCCTTCACTTGGTGATATCTGGCTCTCTGTGACAGAATTTCCTTCAAAGTTCAACGTGATCTGACTGGACGACTGCAGTCCACCTGTCACTTCCTTCTCCCCCTGTACCTGTGCCAGCCCTTCTCCTCCAGGCAACACATTTTTCGACCAGTGGTCCACTATCTGCTGTAGGCCGTTGACGTGCAGCAAGATATCGTCCAGGTGAGGAAACAGATCCTCTTTCTCCAGGTCTATCAGGTCTCCGGTGCTGGCGTACAGGTGTGAGCCAGGAACATTATCGTACACGCTGATTCGGCTTCCTCTGGAGCAGCACTGAGTGACGCTCCGTGGTTCCTGTCGGCAGGAAATTACGGGCGAGTCCAGGTGCACGCTGCTAGTGTGCCAGTTGATGGACGTCCCATTAGTTGGAGAGAGGCTCTCAATGGACAGTGCTTTGGGGAAGGTTCCTGGCTTGTGGTCTTTGGGAATGTGAACCACCAGGTCTTCATAGGAGCAGAATTCATTCCTCCTGTTATGCTCTGCCACGTTATGCGCTTGGAAGCCTGAAAAGATATCAATGTCCTCCAGATACATGCCGCTGCGCTTGTAGTCGGCCCGATGGATCTTGCGTTCTTTCATGCTGGGCGTGCTGACAGTGCTGCCGCTGGAGTGGCTGCTACCTTCACTACTGCAGTGGGACGGATCGACTTTGCTGGACGGGGTTTCTGGAGTCCCGCCATCTCCGTTTATAATGTCAACACACTTTAGCGTTTTCAGAGCTTGTgcttcctgctgcagcagcacagGAGAGCTGATTACCAACGACTTCCGCCCCCTTCCCACAGTTCCCCGAGAGCTCAGAGTTTCCATGCGTTTGAGGAAGTCTTTGGCTCGGATACGACCCGATTTGCCGTGTTTCTCTGCCATCGAGCTGTAATGGGCGAATTCCTTAGAGATGTGAGGCATGGTGAGAGAAGTCAAATCGGGCATGGCCGCGGAATCCGAACAGGTGCGGTTGGAGCAGTCAGAGTCCTCTGTGCTGAGGCCCCTGTGACCACTGCCACCACTGCTCTCACTGTGCAGTGAGGAGACCTCCGGCTCACTGAGGTCCGTCAGAACGCTTTCGCTGCTGGTGGTGGTTCTTAGAGGAACACGGCCTCTGGAAGTGTGACCGTCAGAGTGGGTTCCCAGAAGGCAATCGATGTCCTGTAACCTGGACCAACGCCGG is a window of Gouania willdenowi chromosome 13, fGouWil2.1, whole genome shotgun sequence DNA encoding:
- the stard13b gene encoding stAR-related lipid transfer protein 13 isoform X3, with product MFNKMTNATAAEIEAKEACEWLRAAGFPQYAQLFEDSQFPIDITPVKRDHDFLDKDLVEPLCRRLNTLNKCASMKLDVNLPKKRSEDSDEEDLFAISDKWTFEWSSRRWSRLQDIDCLLGTHSDGHTSRGRVPLRTTTSSESVLTDLSEPEVSSLHSESSGGSGHRGLSTEDSDCSNRTCSDSAAMPDLTSLTMPHISKEFAHYSSMAEKHGKSGRIRAKDFLKRMETLSSRGTVGRGRKSLVISSPVLLQQEAQALKTLKCVDIINGDGGTPETPSSKVDPSHCSSEGSSHSSGSTVSTPSMKERKIHRADYKRSGMYLEDIDIFSGFQAHNVAEHNRRNEFCSYEDLVVHIPKDHKPGTFPKALSIESLSPTNGTSINWHTSSVHLDSPVISCRQEPRSVTQCCSRGSRISVYDNVPGSHLYASTGDLIDLEKEDLFPHLDDILLHVNGLQQIVDHWSKNVLPGGEGLAQVQGEKEVTGGLQSSSQITLNFEGNSVTESQISPSEGDRDKVSLTETESTRLRERRDSGVGASLTRPNRLRWPSFQISNRLSHSVASLQITNQSAAQLSLLQKFSLLRLTAIMEKYSLSNKHGWTWSVPKFMKRMKVPDYKDKNVFGVPLIVHVQRSGQPLPLGLQQALRYLRSQCLDQVGLFRKSGVKSRIQALRQMNESSPDNVNYEEQSAYDVADMVKQFFRDLPEPLLTSKLGETFLHIYQYVPKDQRLQAVQAAIMLMSDENREVLQTLLCFLSDVTSSVEENQMTPINIAVCLAPSLFHLNILKKDNLSPRAMQKKYATGRPDQKDLNENLAATQGLAHMIIECNRLFEIPHEMVSQSRNSYVEADMHAPTIHELCKQLDDDDGTYQTHMEGRLQNLLKEAREKSKHWVSCSSSDNTELYYNKVGDGNPLRRWRISVEVEAPPSVVLNRVLRERHLWDMDLLQWKVCETLDKQTEVFQYVLNRMPPHPSRDFVVLRSWRTDLPKGACSLVSVSIEHEDSSSVKGVRAIVLESNYLLEPCGSGKSRLTHICRVDLKGRTPDWYNKAFGHLCATEAARIRNSFQPLITDGPETKI
- the stard13b gene encoding stAR-related lipid transfer protein 13 isoform X2; the protein is MSCKRNSTKLKLRRSFSEQLRSSTSKAWDLLWKNVRERRLAEIEAKEACEWLRAAGFPQYAQLFEDSQFPIDITPVKRDHDFLDKDLVEPLCRRLNTLNKCASMKLDVNLPKKRSEDSDEEDLFAISDKWTFEWSSRRWSRLQDIDCLLGTHSDGHTSRGRVPLRTTTSSESVLTDLSEPEVSSLHSESSGGSGHRGLSTEDSDCSNRTCSDSAAMPDLTSLTMPHISKEFAHYSSMAEKHGKSGRIRAKDFLKRMETLSSRGTVGRGRKSLVISSPVLLQQEAQALKTLKCVDIINGDGGTPETPSSKVDPSHCSSEGSSHSSGSTVSTPSMKERKIHRADYKRSGMYLEDIDIFSGFQAHNVAEHNRRNEFCSYEDLVVHIPKDHKPGTFPKALSIESLSPTNGTSINWHTSSVHLDSPVISCRQEPRSVTQCCSRGSRISVYDNVPGSHLYASTGDLIDLEKEDLFPHLDDILLHVNGLQQIVDHWSKNVLPGGEGLAQVQGEKEVTGGLQSSSQITLNFEGNSVTESQISPSEGDRDKVSLTETESTRLRERRDSGVGASLTRPNRLRWPSFQISNRLSHSVASLQITNQSAAQLSLLQKFSLLRLTAIMEKYSLSNKHGWTWSVPKFMKRMKVPDYKDKNVFGVPLIVHVQRSGQPLPLGLQQALRYLRSQCLDQVGLFRKSGVKSRIQALRQMNESSPDNVNYEEQSAYDVADMVKQFFRDLPEPLLTSKLGETFLHIYQYVPKDQRLQAVQAAIMLMSDENREVLQTLLCFLSDVTSSVEENQMTPINIAVCLAPSLFHLNILKKDNLSPRAMQKKYATGRPDQKDLNENLAATQGLAHMIIECNRLFEIPHEMVSQSRNSYVEADMHAPTIHELCKQLDDDDGTYQTHMEGRLQNLLKEAREKSKHWVSCSSSDNTELYYNKVGDGNPLRRWRISVEVEAPPSVVLNRVLRERHLWDMDLLQWKVCETLDKQTEVFQYVLNRMPPHPSRDFVVLRSWRTDLPKGACSLVSVSIEHEDSSSVKGVRAIVLESNYLLEPCGSGKSRLTHICRVDLKGRTPDWYNKAFGHLCATEAARIRNSFQPLITDGPETKI
- the stard13b gene encoding stAR-related lipid transfer protein 13 isoform X5, with protein sequence MKLDVNLPKKRSEDSDEEDLFAISDKWTFEWSSRRWSRLQDIDCLLGTHSDGHTSRGRVPLRTTTSSESVLTDLSEPEVSSLHSESSGGSGHRGLSTEDSDCSNRTCSDSAAMPDLTSLTMPHISKEFAHYSSMAEKHGKSGRIRAKDFLKRMETLSSRGTVGRGRKSLVISSPVLLQQEAQALKTLKCVDIINGDGGTPETPSSKVDPSHCSSEGSSHSSGSTVSTPSMKERKIHRADYKRSGMYLEDIDIFSGFQAHNVAEHNRRNEFCSYEDLVVHIPKDHKPGTFPKALSIESLSPTNGTSINWHTSSVHLDSPVISCRQEPRSVTQCCSRGSRISVYDNVPGSHLYASTGDLIDLEKEDLFPHLDDILLHVNGLQQIVDHWSKNVLPGGEGLAQVQGEKEVTGGLQSSSQITLNFEGNSVTESQISPSEGDRDKVSLTETESTRLRERRDSGVGASLTRPNRLRWPSFQISNRLSHSVASLQITNQSAAQLSLLQKFSLLRLTAIMEKYSLSNKHGWTWSVPKFMKRMKVPDYKDKNVFGVPLIVHVQRSGQPLPLGLQQALRYLRSQCLDQVGLFRKSGVKSRIQALRQMNESSPDNVNYEEQSAYDVADMVKQFFRDLPEPLLTSKLGETFLHIYQYVPKDQRLQAVQAAIMLMSDENREVLQTLLCFLSDVTSSVEENQMTPINIAVCLAPSLFHLNILKKDNLSPRAMQKKYATGRPDQKDLNENLAATQGLAHMIIECNRLFEIPHEMVSQSRNSYVEADMHAPTIHELCKQLDDDDGTYQTHMEGRLQNLLKEAREKSKHWVSCSSSDNTELYYNKVGDGNPLRRWRISVEVEAPPSVVLNRVLRERHLWDMDLLQWKVCETLDKQTEVFQYVLNRMPPHPSRDFVVLRSWRTDLPKGACSLVSVSIEHEDSSSVKGVRAIVLESNYLLEPCGSGKSRLTHICRVDLKGRTPDWYNKAFGHLCATEAARIRNSFQPLITDGPETKI
- the stard13b gene encoding stAR-related lipid transfer protein 13 isoform X1, producing the protein MFRELPESTGSECLGSMTPETQDIYLRMDHHRRRSGYRLGRIIARQQLLKKISGEIEAKEACEWLRAAGFPQYAQLFEDSQFPIDITPVKRDHDFLDKDLVEPLCRRLNTLNKCASMKLDVNLPKKRSEDSDEEDLFAISDKWTFEWSSRRWSRLQDIDCLLGTHSDGHTSRGRVPLRTTTSSESVLTDLSEPEVSSLHSESSGGSGHRGLSTEDSDCSNRTCSDSAAMPDLTSLTMPHISKEFAHYSSMAEKHGKSGRIRAKDFLKRMETLSSRGTVGRGRKSLVISSPVLLQQEAQALKTLKCVDIINGDGGTPETPSSKVDPSHCSSEGSSHSSGSTVSTPSMKERKIHRADYKRSGMYLEDIDIFSGFQAHNVAEHNRRNEFCSYEDLVVHIPKDHKPGTFPKALSIESLSPTNGTSINWHTSSVHLDSPVISCRQEPRSVTQCCSRGSRISVYDNVPGSHLYASTGDLIDLEKEDLFPHLDDILLHVNGLQQIVDHWSKNVLPGGEGLAQVQGEKEVTGGLQSSSQITLNFEGNSVTESQISPSEGDRDKVSLTETESTRLRERRDSGVGASLTRPNRLRWPSFQISNRLSHSVASLQITNQSAAQLSLLQKFSLLRLTAIMEKYSLSNKHGWTWSVPKFMKRMKVPDYKDKNVFGVPLIVHVQRSGQPLPLGLQQALRYLRSQCLDQVGLFRKSGVKSRIQALRQMNESSPDNVNYEEQSAYDVADMVKQFFRDLPEPLLTSKLGETFLHIYQYVPKDQRLQAVQAAIMLMSDENREVLQTLLCFLSDVTSSVEENQMTPINIAVCLAPSLFHLNILKKDNLSPRAMQKKYATGRPDQKDLNENLAATQGLAHMIIECNRLFEIPHEMVSQSRNSYVEADMHAPTIHELCKQLDDDDGTYQTHMEGRLQNLLKEAREKSKHWVSCSSSDNTELYYNKVGDGNPLRRWRISVEVEAPPSVVLNRVLRERHLWDMDLLQWKVCETLDKQTEVFQYVLNRMPPHPSRDFVVLRSWRTDLPKGACSLVSVSIEHEDSSSVKGVRAIVLESNYLLEPCGSGKSRLTHICRVDLKGRTPDWYNKAFGHLCATEAARIRNSFQPLITDGPETKI
- the stard13b gene encoding stAR-related lipid transfer protein 13 isoform X4, which encodes MMKTSQIEAKEACEWLRAAGFPQYAQLFEDSQFPIDITPVKRDHDFLDKDLVEPLCRRLNTLNKCASMKLDVNLPKKRSEDSDEEDLFAISDKWTFEWSSRRWSRLQDIDCLLGTHSDGHTSRGRVPLRTTTSSESVLTDLSEPEVSSLHSESSGGSGHRGLSTEDSDCSNRTCSDSAAMPDLTSLTMPHISKEFAHYSSMAEKHGKSGRIRAKDFLKRMETLSSRGTVGRGRKSLVISSPVLLQQEAQALKTLKCVDIINGDGGTPETPSSKVDPSHCSSEGSSHSSGSTVSTPSMKERKIHRADYKRSGMYLEDIDIFSGFQAHNVAEHNRRNEFCSYEDLVVHIPKDHKPGTFPKALSIESLSPTNGTSINWHTSSVHLDSPVISCRQEPRSVTQCCSRGSRISVYDNVPGSHLYASTGDLIDLEKEDLFPHLDDILLHVNGLQQIVDHWSKNVLPGGEGLAQVQGEKEVTGGLQSSSQITLNFEGNSVTESQISPSEGDRDKVSLTETESTRLRERRDSGVGASLTRPNRLRWPSFQISNRLSHSVASLQITNQSAAQLSLLQKFSLLRLTAIMEKYSLSNKHGWTWSVPKFMKRMKVPDYKDKNVFGVPLIVHVQRSGQPLPLGLQQALRYLRSQCLDQVGLFRKSGVKSRIQALRQMNESSPDNVNYEEQSAYDVADMVKQFFRDLPEPLLTSKLGETFLHIYQYVPKDQRLQAVQAAIMLMSDENREVLQTLLCFLSDVTSSVEENQMTPINIAVCLAPSLFHLNILKKDNLSPRAMQKKYATGRPDQKDLNENLAATQGLAHMIIECNRLFEIPHEMVSQSRNSYVEADMHAPTIHELCKQLDDDDGTYQTHMEGRLQNLLKEAREKSKHWVSCSSSDNTELYYNKVGDGNPLRRWRISVEVEAPPSVVLNRVLRERHLWDMDLLQWKVCETLDKQTEVFQYVLNRMPPHPSRDFVVLRSWRTDLPKGACSLVSVSIEHEDSSSVKGVRAIVLESNYLLEPCGSGKSRLTHICRVDLKGRTPDWYNKAFGHLCATEAARIRNSFQPLITDGPETKI